A genomic region of Trifolium pratense cultivar HEN17-A07 linkage group LG3, ARS_RC_1.1, whole genome shotgun sequence contains the following coding sequences:
- the LOC123917771 gene encoding elongation factor 1-gamma-like — translation MALILHANQGNKNAYKTLITAEYVGVEVQLVPDFQMGVSNKTPQFLKMNPIGKVPVLETPDGSIFESNAITRYVARLGENNLFGSSPIDQAHVDQWIDFSSLEIDNNIMKLYSPIRGFSPYFPPVEEAAISALKRALEALNTHLAHNTYLVGDSVTLADIIATNNLYLGFTYLFVKSFTSEFPHVERYFWTLVNQPNFKKIY, via the exons ATGGCTTTG ATCCTTCACGCTAACCAGGGAAACAAAAATGCTTACAAGACACTGATTACCGCTGAATATGTCGGTGTCGAAGTTCAACTGGTTCCAGATTTTCAGATGGGTGTTTCCAACAAAACTCCTCAATTTCTCAAGATGAACCCTATTGGAAAG GTTCCTGTCTTGGAAACCCCTGATGGTTCCATCTTTGAGAGCAATGCCATTACTCGTTATG TTGCCCGATTGGGTGAAAACAATTTGTTTGGATCATCTCCCATTGATCAG gCCCACGTTGACCAGTGGATTGATTTTTCTTCTTTGGAGATTGATAACAATATTATGAAGTTGTACAGCCCAATACGTGGATTTTCCCCTTACTTTCCTCCG GTAGAGGAGGCTGCAATCTCTGCATTGAAGAGAGCATTAGAGGCTTTGAACACTCACCTTGCCCACAATACTTACCTAGTTGGGGATTCTGTTACCCTTGCTGACATTATAGCAACAAACAACTTGTATTTGGGTTTCACTTATCTCTTTGTCAAGAGCTTCACCTCAGAGTTTCCTCATGTTGAGAGATACTTCTGGACCTTGGTCAACCAGCCAAATTTCAAAAAGATATACTAG